Sequence from the candidate division WOR-3 bacterium genome:
TTCATCAACAAGATCTCCAATAAATTATCTCCGCGTGGTGGCAACAGATAGGGCTCTCGTAAGGCAGTAGAAAAATAATTAATAACCTCAAATTTATAAAATTTAAAAGGATTTTTCTCAGCAGATAATAATCTACCATCTACATAATCTTGAAAATTAAGAGAAAAGGAGAAAAATAAATTATCTCCTTTCCGACATTCGCCAACAAAAGTATCAACAGCAAATTTCAACTCCAATTCAAACTCATCAGCCCCAATAAAAATTGGTTTTTCAATCTCATTATCATAAAAAAGATTAGTGGTTGTTTCGTAACGGATAAGTTTCTTAAAAGGATAATCCGAACCCAAAATAAAGGGAAAGGAAAAAATTCCCACACTTTCCAAAATGTTTGATTTACCGGTATTCGGCTCACCAATAAAAATATTTACTCTTTTACAATCCAACTTCAATTCCCTTATTGACTTAAAATTCCTAATTTCCAAATTTTTAATCATACTACTATCTTATCTAAAATATCTTATTTTATCAACAATTATATATATTATATCAAATTCTCAAAACTTTTAATACTGGTTTAATATATATTTTTTATCATCTTCGTTTTAAATTTAAAATTAAAAAGAGAACATCTTAGGGAGATTATTATTTTTTCTGGATTTTTCTTTTAGGTAAAATACTATTCAATACCGGAAGTTCCCCATATTCCTTAAAATAATTCTTTAAAGTTTTCTCTTCTTCTTTTTTAATTTGATTTTTACATAATCTTTTAAAAGAATATTCTAACCGCCAGTTACTTCCATACTGTGTTTTAAAATTTCTTGTGCTTTTTATTAAATGAAACTTCTTTCCCTCACTATGAGGAGATATATTTTTTTCTACAGCCCTTCTAAAGTTATTCAATCTTCTTTTTAAATTTTTTGTTCTACCAATCATTAGAATGCCGTTTTTATCTTTCTTTAAAAAACGGGGTATAGCGATTGGTTTTCCTTTATGATTTGACAAACGAATTTTATAAATAGCACTCTTCTCATAAGAACATGGCTCTTTCTCAAGATCCTTCCATTGACTCCATTTATTCTTCCGTTTATCCATTTTTATTTAAAATAATATAAGAAATCTTTTTAAAAGTCAAATATGTAAAGATTAATAAAAAAATTTTTACCATATGTGAAAGCTTCTTACTAAATATAAATTTGGTAATTTGTGAAAAAAGAAAACGAACTTTTTGATGGAAAAGAGTAAGAATATTGGTTTTGCCATTTTTATTTTGGATCTTTAAGAATTTTCGCAAAGAAAAATATAAAGAATTGGCTCTAACTCTGCCTTGGAGATTAGGGCTTAATAAATAAAGAGTAATAACTTATAATTACTCCAATTAGTTATGTTTTTAAATTCTTATATTCTACCAGTTTTAATCTTAATTAAGAAAGATACTGATTTTTGAGTATTTCCTAAAATATAAACATAAGGATTTTTAGGTTGATGTATCTTTACCTCTCTTCTCATATAACCTTCTTACACTCTTTAACTATTTCTTAACAGATTTACCTAAATAATTTAATTCTAATATAAAAGGAATTATAAAAAGAAATATAAAAGCCTTAAATAATTTGAATGATTATTTTATAATCTAATTTATTTTTTATTGATTTCTTGATTGTTAATTTTAATCATTATACCTTTAAAAACTAAATTAAAGACTAAATTCTATAATATCTCCTATACTGCCCCCTTTTTAATAGGGGGTAAAATCCTCCTGTTCTATTAACATAGATTTTAGAAAATATATAAAAGGTATATTTATTTAGCCATTAAATAAGAAAATAATAAGACGTTAAGCACCTCCTTTTTAAGTTTGTTTTTCAATACCCTTTTCTTAATTGAATTACCTAAATCTAATGCTATTTTTGTCCCATAATACCAATACTCTAATCTCCCGTAATCACAGCCTAATAACTTTAGGTTTCCCATAAGATATTGAGATTTATTAACATAGATAATTATAACCCCTTTATTCTTATCTATTCTCCCCATATATATATGACGAAAAAATACCCCTAAAGGTTACCACTTTTTTTAATAAAAAATACTCAAAGAGATAAAACCAAGAAATAGGTAAATATGACTATTATTTCGTTTCGCTTTCTAAAATTTGTTTTATCTGCTGTTTTAACTTGGGAAGTTCTTGTTTAATGATATACCAAGCAATTGATA
This genomic interval carries:
- a CDS encoding AAA family ATPase; translated protein: MIKNLEIRNFKSIRELKLDCKRVNIFIGEPNTGKSNILESVGIFSFPFILGSDYPFKKLIRYETTTNLFYDNEIEKPIFIGADEFELELKFAVDTFVGECRKGDNLFFSFSLNFQDYVDGRLLSAEKNPFKFYKFEVINYFSTALREPYLLPPRGDNLLEILLMNKDLRKRINELVKPFELKIVLKPNEQSIEVQKEIEDVVIAYPYSLLSYTLQRIIFYLVAIETNENSILIFEEPEAHSFPHYTKLLAEKIALDENDNQYFISTHSPYFIYPIIEKAKKDVNIFITYYKDFQTQVKAIEDKEIEEIIDLNIDPFLNLDKFIKEK